In Rhizobium lusitanum, a genomic segment contains:
- a CDS encoding Rieske 2Fe-2S domain-containing protein — protein MKLEAGWVPVALSASIELGTSAGAIVEGSEIVVWRDNSGNAHVWEDRCPHRGMRLSFGFVRGDHIACLYHGWQYDTAGQCRYIPAHPSLEVPQTIKVPTYFAEERYGIIWATTASEASFPDVDAAMGVTPVRSLYVERRADEILAALAKAGTSNLVGNVGVLPAVDDRLLVAVQVVSPEKTAVHIVILGSPAVNAGAKQKHYAQWAEGFRFDLETMAEVA, from the coding sequence ATGAAATTGGAAGCGGGATGGGTGCCTGTCGCCCTGTCGGCATCGATCGAATTGGGAACGTCGGCGGGTGCCATCGTCGAGGGCAGCGAGATCGTCGTCTGGCGCGACAATAGCGGCAATGCGCATGTCTGGGAGGACCGCTGTCCGCATCGTGGCATGCGTCTCAGCTTCGGTTTCGTCCGTGGCGACCACATCGCCTGTCTCTATCACGGCTGGCAGTACGACACCGCCGGGCAATGTCGCTACATTCCCGCGCATCCGAGCCTAGAGGTGCCGCAGACGATCAAAGTGCCGACCTACTTTGCAGAGGAAAGATACGGGATCATCTGGGCGACAACGGCGTCGGAAGCCTCCTTTCCCGACGTCGACGCCGCTATGGGCGTTACCCCGGTGCGTAGCCTTTATGTCGAGCGCCGGGCGGATGAGATCTTGGCGGCGCTGGCGAAGGCCGGCACCAGCAATCTCGTCGGGAATGTCGGCGTATTGCCGGCCGTTGATGACAGGTTGTTGGTTGCGGTTCAGGTCGTCTCGCCGGAAAAGACCGCCGTTCATATCGTCATTCTCGGCTCGCCGGCGGTCAATGCCGGTGCGAAGCAGAAGCATTATGCGCAATGGGCCGAAGGTTTTCGTTTCGACCTCGAAACTATGGCGGAGGTCGCCTGA
- a CDS encoding adenine deaminase, translating into MTLTRFSVKPLSTMTRTLADVASTRRDPDLVIQGARVLSTYSERILSDKEVWISGGRIAAVKPAGSYRGSGAKLYDARGGIIAPGLVDPHIHIESSMVTACAYAEGALLNGTTTIFCDSHEIGNVMDVAGVEAMLEDARHAPLSIFLTVPSTVPATSPELETAGGDLTPGKIAALFDKWPEAVALGEKMDFVPVAMGDERSHAILAAALERGRPVSGHVYGREFVAAYAASGVTDTHEAIDREIADDLLEAGIWLFLRGGPPTTAWHSLPHAIKTITELGASHKRIAVCTDDRDADDLLFFGLDWVTRQAVVAGMTPEQAWAMGSLHGATRFGMENEIGGLGGGRRADLVLLTDDLKPVSTWYGGELVVENSKITPVLDAALSNPYRYPEAAYHTVKLPKNLKLTPELPTGPVIAHTIKTELPGIMLGHVTVELEPANDWQTHFDRHGLCFVTVVERHGKSSGNVAHGLLNNFGLKKGAVASSVGHDSHNIIVAGTNQTDMQIALDAIEAKQGGACVVMDGKVTAMVPLPIAGLLSDKRVHEVAEEVKALKVEWEKAGCTIPYMGFNLIPLSVIPEIRITDKGLVLVPEMTIAPLFEPA; encoded by the coding sequence ATGACGCTCACCCGTTTTTCCGTCAAGCCACTCTCGACCATGACGCGCACGCTCGCCGACGTCGCGTCCACCCGCCGAGATCCCGATCTGGTCATTCAGGGCGCGCGCGTTCTCTCGACCTATTCCGAGCGCATCCTTTCGGACAAGGAAGTCTGGATTTCCGGCGGCCGAATCGCCGCGGTCAAGCCGGCCGGCAGTTATAGGGGCAGTGGCGCCAAACTTTACGACGCCAGGGGCGGGATCATTGCGCCCGGCCTCGTCGATCCGCACATCCATATCGAATCGAGCATGGTGACCGCCTGCGCCTATGCCGAGGGTGCACTTCTGAACGGTACGACGACGATCTTCTGCGATAGCCACGAAATCGGCAACGTCATGGATGTCGCCGGTGTCGAGGCGATGCTTGAGGATGCCCGCCATGCGCCGCTGTCGATTTTCCTGACCGTGCCGAGTACCGTGCCCGCCACGTCACCTGAGCTTGAAACCGCCGGCGGCGACCTGACGCCGGGAAAGATCGCGGCCCTTTTTGACAAATGGCCGGAAGCTGTAGCACTTGGCGAGAAAATGGATTTCGTGCCCGTGGCAATGGGCGATGAGCGCAGCCATGCCATTCTTGCGGCAGCGCTGGAGCGCGGACGCCCAGTCTCGGGTCATGTCTACGGTCGGGAATTCGTGGCCGCCTACGCAGCATCCGGCGTCACCGATACGCATGAGGCCATCGACCGCGAGATTGCCGACGACCTGCTGGAGGCTGGTATCTGGCTATTCCTGCGCGGCGGCCCGCCAACGACGGCGTGGCATAGCCTGCCGCACGCGATCAAGACCATCACCGAACTCGGCGCGTCCCACAAGCGAATTGCGGTGTGCACCGACGACCGCGATGCTGACGATCTGCTATTCTTTGGTCTCGATTGGGTGACGCGTCAGGCGGTCGTGGCCGGCATGACGCCGGAGCAGGCCTGGGCCATGGGCTCGCTGCATGGTGCGACCCGCTTCGGCATGGAGAACGAAATCGGCGGCCTCGGCGGCGGTCGCCGTGCCGATCTCGTGCTCCTGACCGACGACCTGAAGCCGGTGAGCACATGGTATGGCGGCGAATTGGTAGTGGAGAACAGCAAGATCACGCCGGTTCTCGATGCGGCGCTGTCCAATCCCTATCGTTATCCGGAAGCCGCCTACCATACGGTGAAGCTGCCGAAGAACCTGAAGCTGACCCCGGAACTGCCGACCGGACCGGTGATCGCCCACACGATCAAGACCGAACTGCCAGGCATCATGCTCGGCCATGTCACGGTCGAACTCGAACCTGCCAATGATTGGCAGACCCATTTCGATCGTCACGGCCTCTGCTTCGTGACCGTGGTCGAACGCCACGGCAAATCATCAGGCAATGTCGCGCATGGTCTTCTGAACAATTTTGGCTTGAAGAAGGGAGCGGTGGCCTCCTCTGTCGGTCACGATAGCCACAACATCATCGTCGCCGGCACCAATCAGACGGACATGCAGATCGCTCTCGATGCGATCGAAGCCAAGCAGGGCGGCGCCTGCGTCGTCATGGACGGCAAGGTGACGGCCATGGTGCCATTGCCGATCGCCGGGCTGCTGTCCGACAAGCGCGTGCACGAGGTTGCCGAAGAGGTGAAAGCATTGAAGGTGGAATGGGAAAAGGCCGGCTGTACCATCCCCTATATGGGCTTCAACCTGATCCCGCTCTCCGTCATTCCGGAAATCCGCATCACCGATAAGGGCTTGGTGCTTGTGCCGGAGATGACGATCGCGCCGCTGTTCGAGCCAGCTTGA
- a CDS encoding glycoside hydrolase family 127 protein — MSNKQNRQFRPLPVPNVELHGLFGARQDAICNSTAATLLDRCVEAGMIQAIDVEQPSPGIVIPLQTWSGSTQMFWDSDLGKSIETIAYSLYRRPNPELEARADAIIDMYGKMQDKDGYLNAWFQRVQPGRRWTNLRDHHELYCAGHLIEAAVAYYQATGKRKLLDIMSRFADYMIVVFGNGEGQLRGYCGHEEVELALVKLARVTGEKKYLDLAKYFVDERGQEPHFFTDEALRDGRDPAKFVQKTYEYNQAHEPVREQTKVVGHAVRAMYLYSGMADIATEYNDDSLTSALETLWDDLTTKQMYVTGGIGPAASNEGFTDYYDLPNESAYAETCASVGLVFWANRMLGRGPNRRYADIMEQALYNGAMAGLSLDGKTFFYENPLESGGKHHRWTWHHCPCCPPNIARLLASIGSYMYAAADDEIAVHLYSESKARVPLASGVTVELAQETRYPWDGAIRFEVKPDRNAHFALSLRIPEWADGATLAVNGVLLELSAVTIDGYARIEREWQAGDTVDLNIPLIPRTLFANPKVRQDAGRAALMRGPLVYCVETTDNGADLNGISLAGNPASAQTAEIAALEGAVALDIPVKRDDADWGTDLYRTVPPQSRTTTARFVPYHLWDNREPGEMLVWIRADQMQRGA, encoded by the coding sequence ATGTCAAACAAGCAAAATCGCCAATTCCGTCCCCTGCCCGTTCCCAACGTCGAACTGCATGGCCTTTTCGGCGCCCGTCAGGACGCAATCTGCAATTCGACGGCTGCGACCCTGCTCGATCGCTGTGTCGAGGCCGGCATGATCCAGGCGATCGACGTCGAGCAACCAAGCCCCGGTATCGTTATTCCCCTCCAGACCTGGTCGGGCTCGACCCAGATGTTCTGGGACAGCGACCTCGGCAAGTCCATCGAGACCATCGCCTATTCGCTCTATCGCCGCCCCAACCCCGAGCTTGAGGCCCGCGCCGACGCCATCATCGACATGTACGGCAAGATGCAGGACAAGGACGGCTATCTGAACGCCTGGTTCCAGCGCGTCCAGCCGGGCCGCCGCTGGACCAATCTTCGCGATCACCACGAGCTCTATTGCGCCGGTCATCTGATCGAGGCCGCCGTCGCCTATTATCAGGCAACGGGAAAGCGCAAGCTACTCGATATCATGAGCCGCTTTGCCGACTACATGATCGTCGTTTTCGGCAATGGCGAGGGCCAGCTACGCGGCTATTGCGGCCATGAGGAAGTGGAGCTGGCACTGGTCAAGCTCGCCCGCGTCACCGGCGAGAAGAAATATCTCGACCTTGCCAAATATTTCGTCGACGAGCGCGGTCAGGAGCCACATTTCTTCACCGACGAGGCGTTGCGCGATGGCCGCGACCCGGCGAAATTCGTGCAGAAGACCTATGAATATAATCAGGCGCATGAGCCGGTGCGCGAGCAGACCAAGGTTGTGGGACATGCGGTGCGTGCCATGTATCTCTATTCTGGCATGGCGGATATCGCGACCGAATATAACGACGACAGTCTGACCTCGGCACTGGAGACGCTCTGGGACGACCTGACCACCAAGCAGATGTATGTCACCGGCGGCATCGGGCCGGCCGCATCCAATGAGGGCTTTACCGACTATTACGACCTGCCGAACGAAAGCGCCTATGCCGAAACCTGCGCCTCCGTCGGTCTGGTCTTCTGGGCGAACCGCATGCTTGGCCGCGGGCCAAACCGGCGCTATGCCGACATCATGGAGCAAGCGCTCTATAACGGCGCCATGGCTGGCCTTTCGCTCGACGGCAAGACCTTCTTCTACGAAAATCCTCTTGAGAGCGGCGGCAAGCATCACCGCTGGACCTGGCATCATTGCCCCTGCTGCCCACCGAACATCGCCCGCCTACTCGCCTCGATCGGCTCCTATATGTACGCCGCCGCGGACGATGAAATCGCCGTCCATCTCTACAGCGAAAGCAAGGCCCGCGTTCCGCTCGCGAGCGGCGTGACAGTCGAGCTTGCTCAGGAGACTCGCTACCCTTGGGATGGCGCTATCCGTTTCGAGGTCAAACCCGACCGAAACGCCCACTTCGCTCTATCGCTGCGCATTCCCGAATGGGCCGATGGCGCGACGCTTGCCGTCAATGGCGTACTCCTCGAGCTCTCCGCCGTCACCATCGACGGCTATGCTCGCATCGAGCGCGAATGGCAGGCTGGCGACACGGTCGATCTCAATATTCCGCTGATCCCACGCACCTTGTTTGCCAATCCCAAGGTGCGCCAGGATGCAGGCCGCGCAGCCCTCATGCGCGGACCGCTGGTCTATTGCGTCGAGACCACCGACAATGGCGCGGATCTCAACGGTATCTCCCTTGCTGGCAATCCGGCATCGGCGCAGACGGCGGAGATTGCGGCGCTGGAGGGTGCAGTGGCGCTCGACATTCCGGTGAAACGCGATGATGCGGATTGGGGAACGGATCTCTACCGGACAGTACCGCCGCAAAGCCGGACCACCACCGCCCGTTTCGTCCCCTATCATCTCTGGGACAACCGCGAACCGGGCGAAATGCTGGTCTGGATCCGTGCCGATCAGATGCAACGCGGAGCCTGA
- a CDS encoding glutathione S-transferase family protein, with protein sequence MAEITLYNYEMDEGSYRVRLLLSMLGLAHKTIAVDMFPGKEESKPAMLALNPLGTMPVLTDGDLVLNGTEAILAYLAKAYDPARRWLPEDAASFGLTAKWLHFSATALAPAVAARLQSLFDTPGDEAVLSAAARKAFRIMDDHMTLRHFDGFEWFVGDGPTLADLTLFPSFALSRDYGVGHDDYPALRRWVRRFRTLDGFRTMPGIPDYH encoded by the coding sequence ATGGCGGAGATCACGCTCTATAATTACGAGATGGATGAGGGAAGCTATCGCGTTCGCCTGCTCCTCTCCATGCTAGGTCTTGCGCACAAGACCATCGCCGTCGACATGTTTCCGGGCAAGGAGGAGAGCAAGCCGGCCATGCTGGCACTCAATCCGCTCGGCACCATGCCAGTGCTCACCGACGGCGACCTTGTGCTTAACGGCACGGAAGCGATCCTCGCCTATCTCGCCAAGGCTTACGACCCGGCGCGGCGCTGGCTACCTGAGGATGCGGCAAGTTTCGGTCTGACGGCAAAGTGGCTGCATTTCTCCGCGACGGCGCTTGCGCCTGCCGTTGCCGCACGCCTGCAATCGCTGTTTGATACGCCGGGCGACGAAGCTGTCCTCAGCGCCGCAGCCCGCAAGGCTTTCCGCATCATGGACGACCATATGACGCTGCGCCACTTCGACGGGTTCGAGTGGTTCGTCGGCGATGGCCCGACGCTGGCGGATCTGACGCTGTTCCCGTCCTTTGCGCTCAGCCGCGATTACGGCGTCGGTCACGACGACTATCCGGCGCTACGCCGATGGGTGCGTCGTTTCCGTACCCTCGACGGCTTTCGCACCATGCCCGGTATTCCCGATTATCATTGA
- a CDS encoding ABC transporter ATP-binding protein, with protein MGKNSMMLTGVRKSYGGLEVIHGIDLEVEEGQFVVFVGPSGCGKSTLLRMIAGLEEVTDGEIAIKGRDVTDLDPSERGIAMVFQSYALYPHMSVRDNLGFGLKMARTDVAEIQARVSAASAILKIDHLLERRPGQLSGGQRQRVAIGRAIVRKPDVFLFDEPLSNLDAELRVSMRIEIARLHRELGNTMIYVTHDQTEAMTLADKIVVLKDGKIEQVGSPREVYEDPANIFVAGFIGSPRMNMIAAEWGSDGLAKIAGGTIKTDIRQANLASGEKLILGMRPEHLVVVSDGNDAVRVKVDFDEYLGGTRYLYCQTEDGQSLIAEYREGPDIQRGDTLHLRCAPERRRYFDGQGNRLC; from the coding sequence ATGGGCAAGAACAGCATGATGCTGACCGGCGTCCGCAAGAGCTATGGCGGGCTGGAGGTCATTCACGGCATCGATCTCGAAGTCGAAGAAGGTCAATTCGTCGTCTTCGTCGGTCCCTCCGGCTGCGGGAAGTCGACCTTGCTCCGGATGATCGCCGGGCTCGAGGAAGTGACGGATGGCGAGATCGCCATCAAGGGGCGGGATGTCACCGATCTCGATCCTTCCGAGCGCGGCATCGCCATGGTCTTCCAGTCCTACGCGCTCTATCCGCATATGAGCGTGCGCGACAATCTCGGTTTCGGGCTGAAAATGGCCCGAACCGATGTCGCCGAGATCCAAGCGCGCGTTAGCGCCGCCTCGGCGATCCTCAAGATCGATCATCTGCTGGAGCGCCGTCCGGGCCAGCTTTCGGGCGGCCAACGCCAGCGCGTCGCCATCGGTCGCGCGATTGTGCGCAAGCCCGACGTCTTTCTGTTCGACGAGCCTCTGTCCAACCTCGATGCGGAACTGCGCGTCTCCATGCGCATCGAAATCGCCCGGCTGCACCGTGAGCTCGGCAACACGATGATCTATGTGACGCACGACCAGACCGAGGCGATGACGCTCGCCGACAAGATCGTCGTGCTCAAGGACGGCAAGATCGAGCAGGTCGGCAGCCCGCGCGAGGTCTATGAAGACCCGGCCAACATCTTTGTCGCCGGCTTCATCGGTTCGCCGCGCATGAACATGATCGCAGCCGAATGGGGCTCCGATGGCCTTGCAAAAATCGCGGGCGGCACGATCAAGACCGATATACGGCAGGCCAATCTTGCGTCTGGCGAAAAACTGATACTGGGCATGCGTCCGGAACATCTCGTCGTCGTATCGGACGGCAATGATGCGGTTCGGGTAAAGGTCGATTTCGACGAATATCTCGGAGGTACACGCTATCTCTATTGCCAGACGGAGGACGGCCAGAGCCTGATCGCCGAGTATCGCGAGGGTCCGGATATTCAGCGCGGCGATACACTTCATCTGCGTTGTGCGCCCGAGAGACGCCGCTATTTCGACGGACAGGGAAATCGTCTGTGTTGA
- a CDS encoding GMC family oxidoreductase: protein MAKTYDFIIAGGGSAACVAAMRLVRDFGFSVLIIERGPRKTAKLMAFPAGYMKYLARDDFLEMHHTVPQPQLGGRGPIVPVAKALGGGSSVNAMVYMRGQKEDYDGWAAHLGNGTEWSYEDMLPHFKGIEANTRFNNEYHGISGNLRISEPQHTCDTTQDFLLAAQGLGHPYNPDFNGVRQNGVGIMQHTYGQWNGKTERSDAKKAFLDPLDGDPRLDIITDARVDRIVIENGRATGVVYTRNGESHTVRAEREILIASGTYNSAKLIMLSGIGPADHLRENGITVALDLPGVGANLQDHHEVPVIATTKGKSGYFGEDKGWPMLRNGLQYLLFNSGPVTTTGIESCLFYDPDGSDRPSIQLYCAPIVYLDRDVSSAKPTHGVTFTSCLLRPKARGSVKLRSANPADQPLVDCNFFGDPDDLRLTLASLKVARQLLATEPFKSKIADEILPGRALQDDEALAKFAGQTVKTNYHPSGSLRMGPDSDPMSVVDGTLRVRGIDGLRVIDCSIIPFIPSGNTNAPAMAIGSKAAEMIGKGF from the coding sequence GTGGCGAAGACGTATGATTTCATTATCGCCGGCGGTGGCTCGGCGGCTTGCGTCGCCGCCATGCGGCTGGTGCGGGATTTCGGCTTTTCCGTGCTGATTATCGAGCGCGGGCCGCGCAAGACCGCCAAGCTAATGGCTTTTCCCGCCGGCTATATGAAATACCTCGCCCGCGATGATTTTCTGGAAATGCACCATACGGTTCCGCAGCCGCAACTTGGTGGACGCGGCCCCATCGTTCCCGTCGCCAAGGCCCTTGGCGGCGGCAGCTCTGTCAACGCCATGGTCTATATGCGTGGCCAGAAGGAGGATTACGACGGCTGGGCCGCCCATCTCGGCAACGGAACGGAATGGTCCTACGAGGACATGCTGCCGCACTTCAAAGGCATCGAAGCCAATACGCGCTTCAACAACGAGTACCACGGCATCTCCGGCAATCTGCGAATATCCGAGCCTCAGCACACCTGCGATACAACACAGGATTTCCTGCTCGCGGCCCAGGGACTTGGCCATCCCTATAATCCTGATTTCAACGGCGTCCGGCAAAACGGCGTCGGCATCATGCAGCACACCTATGGCCAATGGAACGGCAAGACCGAGCGCTCCGACGCCAAGAAGGCCTTCCTCGATCCGCTCGATGGGGATCCACGCCTGGATATCATCACCGACGCCCGCGTCGATCGCATCGTGATCGAAAACGGCCGCGCAACAGGCGTTGTCTACACACGGAATGGCGAGAGCCATACCGTTCGGGCGGAGCGCGAAATCCTCATCGCCTCGGGCACTTACAACAGCGCCAAGCTGATAATGCTCTCCGGTATCGGTCCGGCCGATCATCTGCGAGAGAACGGCATCACCGTCGCTCTCGATCTCCCCGGCGTTGGCGCAAATCTGCAGGATCACCATGAAGTCCCTGTGATCGCCACGACGAAGGGAAAATCGGGTTACTTCGGCGAGGACAAGGGCTGGCCGATGTTGCGCAACGGGCTGCAATATCTGCTCTTCAACTCCGGCCCGGTAACAACGACCGGCATCGAATCCTGCCTGTTCTACGACCCGGACGGAAGCGATCGACCATCGATCCAGCTCTATTGCGCCCCGATCGTCTACCTCGACCGCGACGTCTCCTCCGCCAAACCGACCCACGGCGTCACTTTCACCTCCTGCCTGCTACGCCCGAAAGCGCGGGGCAGCGTTAAGCTGCGCTCGGCCAATCCAGCCGATCAGCCCTTGGTCGACTGCAACTTCTTCGGTGATCCCGACGATCTACGCCTGACGCTCGCGTCGCTGAAGGTCGCGCGGCAATTGCTGGCGACGGAACCCTTCAAATCGAAAATTGCCGACGAGATCCTGCCCGGGCGAGCCCTGCAGGACGACGAAGCTCTCGCCAAATTCGCCGGCCAGACCGTCAAGACCAACTACCACCCCTCCGGCAGCCTGCGCATGGGGCCGGATAGCGATCCAATGTCCGTGGTCGACGGAACACTTCGCGTTCGCGGCATCGACGGGTTAAGGGTTATCGACTGCTCGATCATCCCATTCATCCCCTCGGGCAATACCAATGCCCCGGCCATGGCGATTGGCTCGAAGGCGGCTGAGATGATTGGGAAGGGTTTCTAA